The DNA sequence GCCGTCGGCGAGGCCCAGATCCTCGGGCAGATGCGCACGGCGCTGCGCGACGCCCAGCGCACCGGGCACGCGGGCCCGGCCCTCAACGCCCTCTTCCAGCAGGCCCTGCGGGTGGGCAAGCGTGCCCACACCGAGACCGGGATCGACGCCGTCAGCGTCTCGCTCGTCGAGGCCGGGATCGCCCGCGCCGAGTCCCACCTCGGGCCCCTGCAGGACCTGTCGGTCCTCGTCGTGGGCGCGGGCGGTATGTCCTCGCTGGCCGCCACCACGATGACCCGCCGCGGCGTCGGGTCGCTCACCGTCGTCAACCGGACGCTGTCCAAGGCGCAGCGCCTGGCCGAGCGCACCGGTGGCACCGCCCGCCCGCTCGCCGAGCTGGCCGACGCCCTCGCGACCGCCGACCTCGTCGTGTCGTGCACCGGCTCGACCGGTGTCGTCGTCGACCTCGCCACGGCCGCCGACGCCCAGGTCGCCCGCGCCGGGCGCCCGCAGGCGTACGTCGACCTCGCCCTGCCGCACGACGTCGCACCCGAGGTCGCCTCGCTGCGCGGTGTCGTCGTCGCCGGCCTCTCCGCTCTCGGCGACGACCTGTCCGCAGGCCAGGCCTCCGCCCAGGTGCAGGAGGTCGCGGACCTCGTCATCGGCGAGGTCGCGGCATACCTCACCTCGCGCGCCGCCGAGTCGGTGGCGCCGACGGTCGCCGCGCTG is a window from the Phycicoccus sp. M110.8 genome containing:
- a CDS encoding glutamyl-tRNA reductase — its product is MSLVILGLSHHTAPLPLLEAMSLDPSRRADLENRLTARENVSEAIVVSTCNRTEVYAESLTFHGAVSDITEALTEATGVDNVQLREHLYVHYEDRAIAHAFTVACGLDSMAVGEAQILGQMRTALRDAQRTGHAGPALNALFQQALRVGKRAHTETGIDAVSVSLVEAGIARAESHLGPLQDLSVLVVGAGGMSSLAATTMTRRGVGSLTVVNRTLSKAQRLAERTGGTARPLAELADALATADLVVSCTGSTGVVVDLATAADAQVARAGRPQAYVDLALPHDVAPEVASLRGVVVAGLSALGDDLSAGQASAQVQEVADLVIGEVAAYLTSRAAESVAPTVAALRRHAADVVAGELGRLEQRLPGLDEATRAEVQLAVHRIVEKLLHTPTVRVKELAVGGQGDDYAQALRELFDLRPGQTATASVPPSQGGMP